Within the Gloeobacter kilaueensis JS1 genome, the region CAGCCACCAGCGCCGAAGCGCTCGTCGAGAAAGTGCGCCAGTGGTTTTCTGACAACCACTACGAGACTCAGACCCTGCGCCTGCCAGGGGGCAGTCTGGTGGTGCAGGGCTACCGCGACGACATCTGGCGGGTAGCGGTCGGTCTGGCCGCTGCCCTCACCGTTCAGGTCAAGGCGCTGCCCGGCGACACCCTCGAAGTGACGATCGGCGGCGGTGCCTGGGGAGACAAGCTGTTTGTCGCGGGCATCGGCCTGCTGCTTTTTTATCCGCTGGTGCTGCCTGCCGCCTGGGGCACCTGGGAGCAGTACAAGCTCGATCAGGATATCTGGAAGGTGATCGAGGCGGATCTGCCGGGCGGGAGCACCACCGTCGAACCTGCCGCCGTCACCGCCACCGATACTGCGGCTACTCCTCTGCCCGAGAGCTGGTTCAACGAGCAGACCAACGAGGTCTACTCGGTGCAGTTCTTTCAGCGCATGGAGTCGTGGCAGCGAGCGATCGCCGATGGCCGCATCGAACCGAGAGAAATCGAGGAGCAGGCCGAGCGGGTGACCAGCCTGCTCAAGCGCCTCGAAGCGACCCTGAGCGATAGCGCCCACGCCAAGCTGACGCAGGCTCTGGGCGAGCTGGCGGTGCTGCAGGGGATGCAGTCGTTTGCCCTGCTGCAGCACATCGACAGCCAGGGACCGGTTTCAGGCCCAGCCCCGCAGCCGGTAGACCAGTAGACCCACCCACTCCTTGAGGGCGAGGGTCGAATTGTCCATCGCCTCGGCGGTGGGCAGCCAGGTGAGCAACCAGTCGCTGACGATCGCGTCGCTGCGAAAGTCGGTCGCTGCCGGGATCACCTCAAAACCGGCGCGGCGGAAGATCGCCACCGAGCGGGGCATGTGGTAGGCGCTGGTGACAAGCAAGATCCGGCGGACGGCCTGGGGCAAAAGCAGGGCGCTACTCTGCTGGGCATTCTCAAAAGTGTTCTGCGAGCCGGTCTCGACGAGCACAGCCTTTGCTGGAACACCGAATTCGCCGATCAAACGGCGCATGTACTGGGCCTCGGGCAACTGCCCCGGCTCGCTGTAGAAGGGCACATTGCCGCCGCTCATCAAGATGACAGGCGCTTTGCCTGCCCGAAACAACCGGGCGGCGTGCAGCACCCGGTCGCTCGCCTCGGCCAGTTCTACCCCGTCGTGCAGGCGGGTGGGCATCCGAACCGATCCGCCCAGCACGACGATCGCTTGGGCGGTCGGCAGCTTCGCAATCGGCCCACCGGGATACTGCGATTCGAGCGATCCGAGCAGGGCAGTGGAGACGAGGGGCGAGGCAAAGATCCCCAGCAACAAAAACACCGCACCGCAGAGTCCAATTGCCGTTTTGGGCCAGCGCCGCCCCAAGAGCGCCACGGCCACCACCAGCACCATGCTCAGCCCGATCGGATAGATAAAAGCCGGCAGCACCTTGCTCAGATAAAGAAACATCCAGACAGTCCCGACGCACCTGCCCCACAGCTTAGCAGGCTGACTGGAAGCGGTTTTCTAAGAGGCCGTCAATTTCCGGGGGGTGATGCTGAAACAGCTCTACGATACGAATCAGCTCTTAACTTGACAATGCCATAAGAGCTACAAATTGTAGGATTGTTCTGTCGCTTTTCAGTTTTTGTCACAAAGCCCTCTATTGAGCAACCGCGAGGACAATTTTGCCACGGGCTCGACCGCCCTCAGAAAGGGCAAGCGCCTGCTTGATCTCGGCAAATGGTAGCACCGTATCGACATGCGGCTTGACCTTGCCGGCTTCGACAAGGTTCTTGATTTCGGTCAGATTCCTTGCACTCGGCAAGGTGAAGGACCGCGTGACACTAACGCCGTAGCGCTCGGCCTCGTTTTCCGGGAACGCCACCACAGTGACCATGAAGCCACCTTTTTTCAGAGTCTGGAACGCTCGCTGGAATATCTCGCCGCCCACCGTGTCGAATACGACATCCATGTCCTTGGCGGCCTGCTCGAAAAGCCCGCTGGTGTAGTCGATGAACTCGTCGGCACCTAGGCTGCGGACGAACTCCTCGTTCCGCGCCGAGGCCACGGCTGTGACGTGCGCGCCCTTCGCCTTGGCGAACTGTATCGCGAGCGAACCGACGCTGCCCGAGCTGTTGGTGATGAGGAGGCGCTGGCTGGCAGCGAGGCCGGCCACGTCGAAAATCGCCTGCCACGCGGTGGAGCCGGCCAGCGGCAGCGCCGCCGCCTGGACAAAGTCGAGATTGGACGGGGTGCGCACCATGTCCGCTGCCATCGCGACGGCGTATTCGGCGAAGGCACCGGTATGGACCATACCGAAGATGGCTTCGCCCTCCTTAAAGCCGTCAACACCGTCGCCTATCTTCTCGATCGTGCCAACAAGCTCGCCGCCCATAGGAATGGGCAAGGTCATGCCCAGGCGTTGGCCGGCTCCATTTCGTATCTTCCAATCGACCGGGTTCACCCCTGCTGCACGGACCTTGATCAGCACCTCGCCGGACTGAGGCTCTGGCCGGTCGATTTCTTGGATCTGAACCACATCATTGGTGCCGTACTCGTGGATGAGAACGGCTTTCATCTTTGAACTCATGATGACCATTTTTCAGTTATTGACGGATGTAGAATAGCAGCCTGGATACGCGACGTAACGCCAATCGGTATCGCGCAAAGGCCAATTGTTGAAGCCTCCCTTTAGCATCTACCGCATCACGAAGCAGCGCAGCGATAGTCTGCCGCTTCACTCCCATCAGGAAGGGCAGCTGACCTATGCTGCGTCCGGCATGGTGCAGATCCACACTGACGCGGGCGTATGGATGGTTCCGCCCCAGCTTGCCGCCTGGGTTCCGCCGGACCTGCATCATCGGCTAGAAATAATGACCGACGCCGAACTCTGGATGGTCCACTGGCAGCCCTCGGCAGTACGAGCATGGGGACGCCAGGTCTCGCTGGATCGAGCCTTTGCGTTGTGGATCACGCCCTTACTGCGTTCTCTGCTTAACGAAGCCGTTTCTACAGACCTTGAGGCGGAGAAGGCGGAGCTTGTCGTGCGGCTGATGCTCCATGAGCTTACAGCCATGGAGGAGGCACCGACTTTCCTGCCGTTGCCGACGAGCCCAGTGGGCAAATGCGTGGCGGACCTTGCTCTCGCCGACCATCGCAACTTGCTAAGTCTAAGTGAGATCGCGTCGCGTTCAGCGACTTCCGTCCGGACCGTCACTAGACTGTTCCCTTTGGAAACCGGACTCACCCTAAAAGCCTGGCGACAACGGGCAAGAATCGTGTGGGCCATGGAACAGCTCGCACGCGGTCATGCACCTTCCCATGTTGCCAGGCAGACCGGCTACGCCAGCACTGCAGCGTTCTGTTCTGCTTTCCGACAAGTCACAGCGATGACACCGACCGCATTCATGAGCCGTGGTGCGGAGGTTCCTTGATTTGAGGCGGGGCTCGCCGAAGCGCAAGAAGGTTCTGTTGCAAAAATAGTTTGTGATGAAACCGTCCGTGCCTGGTGCCGCAAGCTTGGACAGAGCTTCGCTAATCAAATGAGCTGTCGGACTTGCTGCTGCGGGAGCATCGTAGTAGGTCTGTCCCTGGAAAACTCGCCCACCCCCCGGAAATTGACGGCTTCGATTTCTAGCCGTCCTGCACCGTCGCTGCGAGTTCAGCGCTCACGGGTGTGCCAGCCGTAAGGGCCAGACCGCCCGGACAATCGACCAGCAGTGGACAGACTGGGCAGCGGGGCGCTCCGGCGACGCAGCACTTGCGGCCATGCTCCACGAGCAGGTTGTTCCAGCTGCGCCAGCTATGGCGCGGCAGACAGGCGATCAGATCCTGCTCGATCCGGCGCGGGTCGCTCGATGTGGTGAGGCCCAGAAGCTTCGAGATGCGCCGCACGTGGGTATCGACGGCCACCCCCTCGACGATCCCAAAGCAGTCGGCGAGCACGAGATTGGCGATCTTGCGGGCGACCCCCGGCAGGGCAGTCAACTCGGCCATCGTCGCCGGTACCTGGCCACCGTGGCGCGAACAGAGAATCCGCCCAATGGCGATCAAGTTGCGCGCCTTGGTTGGCCCCAGGCCGGTCGGGCGCACGTACGGCAAAAGTTCCTCCTCATCGGCGGCGGCAAAGGCGGCTGCGTCCGGATAGCGGGCAAACAGCGCCGGGGTGATCCGGTTGACCCGCTCGTCCTTGCACTGGGTGGCAAGGACGGTCGCCACCAGATACTCGAACGGGTCGCGGCTGGTGAGGCCCAGGCTCAACCCGTGGGGGTAGGCCGCCTCCAGGCGCAACAGCAGGCGGGCGGCGCGCGCTCGGCGCTCGTCTTGCAGGGTGACGGACATGACAATCGGGCGGGTGGAAACTCTCCACAGGATGGCATACCGTGCAAGCAATCGCCCCAGAACGCTAGGATGATGGCGAACGATTCGGTCGTCTGGCTTTGAGTGCAGAGTTTGCGCACCGCGACGGTCTGGTCGGCCGCACGGTCGGTCGCTACCGCCTGACGGGAAAAATAGGCTCCGGCGGTATGGGTTCGGTCTACAAGGCCGTGCATATCGAGATCGAAGATCTGGTCGTCGCCGTCAAATTGCTCTCGCAGAGCTTGCTGGCCGACGATGGTCTGCGCCGCCGCTTCCGCGACGAGGCGGCGATCTGTGCGCGGCTGGGCGAGCGCAGCCCGCACATCGTCCAGATCCGCGACTATGGCATCCTCGAAGATCTCGACCTGCCGTATTTCACGATGGAATTTTTGCAGGGCCGCTCGCTCCAGGAGCGCATCTACGAGCGGGTACCGATTGAGCTCGCGATCTCGATTGCCTGGCAGATCTGCGAGGGATTGCAGGTGGCCCACGAGGCGGGCATCGTCCACCGCGACCTCAAACCGGGCAACATCTATTTAATCCGCGACCCCCGCCTGGGTGAAAAAGTCAAGATTCTCGACTTCGGCATCGCCCGGATCGTTCAGGACGCAGCGGTGGCGGCCCAGGGCCGGATGGCGACCCAGGGGTACCTGGGCACCCCCCAGTATTCTTCGCCCGAGCAGTTGCGCGGCCAGGGAGTCGATGGGCGCTCGGATATTTATAGCCTCGGGATGATCCTCTACGAACTTTTTGCCGGGGTCTGTCCGTTCGCCGTCGAAGATCAAAGCTTCGGCACCTGGTATCAGATTCATACCGAAGCGCTGCCATCGACGATGAGCGCTGCCAACCCCCGCGCCCTGGTGCCCAACGCGATCGAGCAGGTGATCTTGCGCTGTCTGGCCAAAAAGCCCTCGGAGCGACCCGCAAGCCCGCTCGAAATCATCGAACAACTGCGCACGGCAGTCGAGCGGCCCGAGACGCGCATCGCCGCCTCCCTGCCCCTCACCCGCCCGCCTGCGACCGGCTTCGTTCTCGCTCCCGAGCAACTGGCCCGCCTTGAAAATCAGCTCGCAAAACTCGTGGGTCCCATCGCCCCCACCTTGATTCGCCAGGCGCTCGGGAGCGCCGCCAACGCGGGCGAACTGGTGGAATTGCTCTCTGCCCAGCTCAGCGAGAGCCAGCGGCAGGCGTTCAGTCAAAAAGCCCTCGCCCAACTGGCTGCCACCTCGACGTTGCCCTCGCTGCCGCCGACCGCCACCTCCCTGCCGCCCAATCCGCCCAGCCAGCCCGGCGTCGATCCGGCTTTTGTCCAGCGCTGCGAGCGCGAACTGAGCCTGCTGGTGGGTCCCATCGCCACTTTTTTGATCCAGAACGCCCTCAAAGGCGCACCCGCCAGTCCGGCTCACCTCGTCGATCGCCTGGCAGGCGAGATTGGTGACGAGCGCAAGGCCGCCCAGTTTCGCCAGAAATTGCTCTAGCGAGTCTGCTGGTTGAGGAGCTTGAGGGCGATCTCAAGACTCGCCTTCATCCGGTTGAAGGCGGTGGCGAGGGTGCCGATCTCGTCGGTCGAGTCCTCGCTGAAGCTGGCCTCCATCTGGCCGGTGCTCACCGCGTCGGCAGTTACGGCCATCCGACCGATGCGCCGGATCACCGAGCGCTTGAGAAGCGAGTTGACCACCAGCAACAGCAGCACGAAGACAGCCACCAGTGCGCCCATCACAAAGCTCCACGAGCGCCAGGCACTGGCGTAAACTTCGTCCACCGGTACCGAGATCGTCTGGGCCGCCACCACCGCCCCCAGCTTCCAGTTAAAGCCGTTCTCGCTGCCGTAGGTGGTGAGCAGACTCTTGGGAGCAGCGGCGGGCGTGCTGTGGCACTGCAGGCAGCTTTTTTCAGGAATTCGCAAAGGCCGCGAGATAAAAAAGACATCGCCCCCCGGCAGCGAGCGAAAGCCGGTCAATTCTTTGAGGGAACTATCTGCGGTGAAGCGGCTCACCAGCGCCGCCTCAAAATCGTCGGCCTTGTCGCGCAGGTTGGTCGGGTTCGGGGCCGCCTCCTTGTAGAGGAAGTTGTTGTACTTGCCGTTCTTGCGCACTCCTTCAAAGATCTCCGTCGCCGCAAAGCCGGAGGCGGTCTCGGAGATGAAGGTCGGCTCGGTGGCGGCTTTGCTCGCAAGCAGTGGTTTGACGCGGTTGTTGGTGTAGTTGCGCACCGAGTTCATCGTCTCCAGCAGCACATCCGCCTTGGAGGTCACCTCGTCCTGGGCGCGCTGCTGCAGCACCAGCGAGAGAATCGAGCCACTGATCGCCAGAGCGCCGACAAAGATCAAAATCAAGATCAGGCTAAATTTCGTTCCCAGTTTCAGGTTTTTAAGCATAGCGTCAACGCGGTTGCGTTCAGAAACGGTCCTATTGTCCTGCCGGTCGATATCTACCGTCCAGCCAAAGATAAGTAGCGCAATCAACGCGGCTGCTGGCTCAAAAGTTTGAGGGCAATTTCGAGGCTCGCCTTCATCCGGTTGAAGGCGGTAGCGAGGGTACCGATCTCGTCGGTCGAGTCCTCGCTGAAGTTGGCCTGCATCTGGCCGGTGCTCACCGCGTCGGCAGTTACGGCCATCCGACCGATGCGCCGGATCACCGAGCGCTTGAGGAGCCAGTTGACCACCCACAACAGCACCACGAAGACAGCGGCGAGCATCGCCATCACCAGCGCGAGCGAGCGGCGGCTGTTGGCGTAGACCTCTTCTACCGGCACCGAAATGACCTGCGCTGCCACGACTTCGTGCAACTTCCAGCCAAAACCGTTGTCGCTGCCGTAGGTGGTGAGCATGCTCTTGGGAGCAGCGGCGGGCGTGCTGTGGCACTGCAGGCAGGAAGGACTGGAGACGGTCAGTGGACGGGCGACATAGAAGACATCGCCGCCGGGCAGGTCGCGAAAACCGGTCAGCTCCTTGGTATCCGGTTCGTTGCGGAAGCGCTCGACAATCGTTGTCTCAAAGCCGTCAGCCTTGTCGCGCAGGTTGGTCGGGTTGAGGGCCGCTTCTTTATAGAGAAAACTGCGGTACTCGTCGTTGGTGCGCAAATTCTCGAAGACTTCGGTCGCCGAATAGGCCGGTATCACCTCCGGGATAAAGACCGGCTCGGAGACGGCTTGCGCCAGAAGGAGGGGCTTGATGTGGTTGGAGGTGTAGTTGCGCACCGAGTTCATCGTCTGCAGGAGCACCCGCGTCTTGGCTGTCACCTCGTCCTGGGCGCGCTGCTCAAGCAAAAGTGACAGCAAAGTGCCGCTTGCCACCAGACCGATCGAAAAAATCAACAGCAAAATCAAGCTGAACTTCAGACTGAGATTTAAGTTCTTGAACATGGCGCTGAATGGAGAATAACGACGGACTAGAAATATCGACGATTCTGCAAGAGGGTCTTTCACCTGTCCGCTATTGTCGTCGCATCTGTCTAATTCATAGGCCCGAACTTCAAAATTATTCAGCTCAGCGGCCCGTGCGCCCCTGCCTTCCTGCGACAGCGGCGGCAGTAAACTAAAGCTAAAAGCACGCTTTTGCAAAAACAAATGTTCAAAACGGGGCTACGATTTTTATTGTCTCTGGCAACTTTGCTGCTGCTGGTTGCCTGCGGCAGCTCCGCCGATCGCGGCGGTAAACTCACGATCGGCACAGTCAGCTACAGCGAGGGCACCCAGGCGATCAAGCGCTACGCCCGCTTCAAAGATTACCTGGCAGAAAAAGCCCAAAATTTTGTCGAACTCGATCCGGCCTACAACGAGCAGCGGGCGATCGAGCGCATCCGCAACCATTCCTGGTCGCTGGTCTTTGCCCCGCCGGGGCTGGCGGCGATCGCGATCAAAGAGGCGCAGTACCAGCCTGTTCTTCCTCTGCAGGGGGTCGAGAACCGTCGCTCGGTTCTGGTGGTGCGCAAGGACAGTCCCATTCAGACGATCAAAGAGCTGGCCAACCACAGCGTCGCCCTGGGTCAAATCGGCTCCAGCACCAGCTATTACTTTCCGCTCTACAACCTCTACGGCCTGACCCTCTCGGAACTGCTCTTTGCCCCGACGCCCAAGAGCGCCCTTGAATGGGTGGCAAGCGGCAAAGCGACCGCCGGAGCCCTTTCTAAAGAAGAGCTGGACCGCTACGCTCCTGAGATTACCAGTGGCCAGTTTCGCGTCCTCGCCGCCGACGAGCACTTCGTCCCGGCGGGGGTGCTGCTCATCGGCCCCAACATCGAGCGCAACCGCCAGGACCAGCTCCGGCAAATTCTCAAGGACACCCCCAGCCCGCTAGCGCAAGAAGCCGGTTTCATTCCCAACGGCAGCCTGCCCGACTACAGCTACATGTTCTCGGTCGTCGATCGGGTGCGATCGATCTTTCCCGATGCCCCCGAGCCCGCTGAACTCAAACCGGCCCGCCTGTACGGCAACGCCCGTCCCTGAAGGGCAGCGCAAACAATCTTAATTCTTCTCGTTAAAATCGAAACATTCGCCGGTCGTCTTCCGTCTGGGATAGGGTCGGCAGCGATGAAATTTTATGAGGAAAGGCTATGGCAACAGCGAAAGTCGCGGTGCGCAAACCTTTGCGCTGGTTGCACTGGACGATGGCGATCTGCTACGCGATTTTGTTCACCGTCGGCATCTACATGGTCAACCTGCCGGAAGGGGTGAGCTACACGCCTTCACTGTTTGCCTTTCACAAGTCGATGGGTGTTCTGGTGCTGTTGTTGTTGACCGCCCGCATTCTGCTTTTGATCCCGACGATTGGGCCGCCTCGGGGCAAGAACTGGCTGCCCACCGCTGCCCTGCACACGATTCTCTACCTGGCGATGATCGTCGTGCCGATTAGCGGTTACTTTTTCTCCAACACCAGTGGGCACGGCGTCGCTCTCTTTGGCCTTGCGCTGCCGACGCTGTTTGCCAAAAACAAGGCCATTGCCGAGCTGGCAGGCGATGTTCATGGCTGGCTCGCCTACACGTTTTTGGCCTTTATCGCGATTCATATGATTGCCCAGCGCAGCTACTTGCTGGGCAGGTGGAAGCGGCTGACGCGGGGACGCGCCACCCGCGCTTGAAGGCGATCTATCCAGAACGGGGCAGCAGGGCGACCAGTTCTGCCCGCGACGAGATGGCGAGCTTGCGGAACATTCGCTTGAGCGCCTGTTTGACCGAATTTTCGGTGATCCAGATACTGCTTGCGATCTGGGCGTTGGTCAGACCCTGAGCGACGAGATTCGCAATCTGCCGTTCTCTTGCCGTCAGACCGTTTGCCGCCGCCGCGAGCGCTGGCGGTGTGAGGCGGGCGAGGCAGGCCGAAAGGTGAGCGCATAGAGCCGCCAGATCCGCCAGGTTTCGCTCATCGAAGGCTGGTCGGTTCTGCTCGCGGGTGAAGTGGACGAAGCCCAGCAACCGCCCCTCTCCCACGATCGGCCCCATCAGCATGTGGCCGTGGTCGAAGGCCGCAAAGCAGGCGCGGTAGAGTTCGCTCTGCCGCCAGTCGTCCGTTTGAGGCAGCATCTGATCGTGAGCCGGGGCGTGGCGATCGACCAGGGACTGCACGATCGGATCGAACGGCTGTCCTGCCTGGGCGAGGCGCTCGATGAGCGCGGCAAAATCCGGCGGCTGGCCCTTGTTCTTGAAGGCGGCAAAAGGGGGTGTAGCAAAAAGAGCGGTCTGCTTCAGCGCTGCCGTATCCGGATTGCCCTGCACACCGGCCATCGTGTGGCCCTGCGCCTGATCTTGAACGTGTATTCCCCAGTGCTGCGCCTCAAAATAGCTCCCGGCCTCCGCCAGAAAGCATTGCCGAAGCGCCTGGAGGCTGTCTGCCCCGGCCAGCTTCACAACAAAATCGCGCAGCGCCGCCACCTATACAACCGCCAGACTTTCGACCAGGCTCTCGAACAAGCGCCGCCCATCGGTTCCACCGCCCAGCAGCGGATCGCTCACCCGCTCCGGATGGGGCATCATCCCGAGCACATTGCCCGCCCGGTTGCAGATACCGGCGATATTGCCCAGCGAACCGTTCGGGTTGGACGCCTCGTCTATCTCTCCTTCCTGGTTGCAGTAGCGCAAGACCACCTGGCGGTGTTCCTCAAGCTCCTGCAGCGTCGCCTCCTCCGCGTAGTAACAGCCCTCGCCATGGGCCACCGGCACCGCAATTACCTCGCCCTGCCGGTAGCCGCGTGTCCAGGGCAGATCGTTCCGCTCGACTCTAAGGGAGAGCCGATCGCAGACGAACTGCAGATTGCGGTTGCGAACCAGCGCGCCGGGCAACAATCCCGCCTCGGTGAGCACCTGAAAGCCGTTGCAGATGCCGATGAGCAACCGCCCCTGCCGGACATGCTCCCGAATTGCCTGCATCACCGGCGAGAAGCGGGCGATCGCCCCGCAGCGCAGATAATCGCCGTAGCTGAAGCCGCCGGGCAGAACGACCACCTCACAGTCGCTCAGGTCGGTCTCGGTGTGCCAGATCATCCGCGTCGGCTGCCCGAGTAGCCCCCGCGTCACCGTGACCACATCGCGGTCGCAGTTGGAACCAGGAAAGACGACGACGCCAAATTTCATGATTGTGCTCCCTCGCCAGGTCCAATCTACTGCACGGGCAGGCATCCACGACAAAAGTCGGACCGGAGTAAAGATGTGTATTCAGGTAACTGAACAGCAGTCCGAGTTATATTCCTGCCCCGCAGCCCCCCTATCGCGTCATTGCTCAAGGGCAGAAGAATGATGGATGCTAACAAGCTCAAAAGTGCTCTGGAGGCTGCCCAAATTCGAGAAGAAGCTTTACTAGAAACAGAAAACATACAATTAACGATTAACTCCGACATGAATAAAAGCGCACAGGCTAACGCAGAAACTTCAATTTATATACTTATGTATTGATAAACGGCAAATGTGTATCTCAGATCGCTACCGCAATCCAACCCGTGTACAAAAACTTACAGAACTTAGCAAAACTTTCTCCCCAAATTAGACGACTCAGTATACACTGATGCACGAGCAAATAGGGGATGTTTGCCAGAAATTCCCCACTATAACTTTCTCAATCAACTCAAAGTTGGGTAGTATGGAACAGCGCCTCAAGTTAACACCAGGGAAACTTTTTAACCATCTAAAATCAGGCAGGGCTTTATTGCGGCTACTAGCCTCAATGGGTATAGCAACGTTGATCATTTTCTTCCTAACTTACTCAAGTTACTTGAACTACTGGAACAAGACAATTTATCGAATACAAACGGTAGATTTTAATATTCTTGCTAACTTACTTCCGACAAAGCTATCAATTATTCTGGCAAAAGGCGATAGGCAGCAGATTCAGAGCACTCTTAATAGTAACTATGGCCTTTTCGGCGTTATTGTGACTGATTGTCAAATCAGCCAAGTCACTTGCCCTAATCAGAAAATAATTTATACAGCAAGCGGAAAATATGATTCAAACTGGAAACGGAATCTAACCGTCGAAAAACTTGATGGACATGTTTTCAATATTCTGACTAGCCCGCCACCAATGCAGCCAGAATGGCATTATCCAAATCCTCGCGAAACCAGTATTCAAATTAATAAACAGGAGATTAGAGGAAAAATAATTGGACGAGTTTATTACCTGCGGAATCCACCGCCAAGTTTTTTAGAAGATATCTTAAAGTGGTTACAAGACGTCGGAAGTAGTAGTAGTGCCGTCCTTGTCTATAATAGTATCGCTTTAGCCTCTTTAATAACGAGTTTCGCTATATGGTTTGTTATTGAATTTCTGTTCTATCGATCCAATGTATCTGAACAGACCGCGTTGCATTATCAACAAAGAATGGTTGAAGAAAGAGAGGCAGCGGTAGCTGCTAGAGAAAAATGGCTTGAAGAAAAAATGCAGGTAGAGAAATACAAAGATTATTTTAACGCGGTTAAAGAAGTCATTGACTCCGATTTTGTATCAGTAGTCAATAATCTAACGCAGGAAATATCTGCAGTACTCTATCAAATGAAAGTTTGCGTGATGGACATTATCCATGATCTAAAAAAAGCGCCACTTATAGAAAACAGAGATACTCAAAATGTTATAGATGCACTCAAGCGCATGAAAGAGGTTTTAACCGAGCCTAAAACCCAACAGGATTACGAAAAACTCATTCAACATCTCTCTGA harbors:
- a CDS encoding sensor histidine kinase, whose product is MEQRLKLTPGKLFNHLKSGRALLRLLASMGIATLIIFFLTYSSYLNYWNKTIYRIQTVDFNILANLLPTKLSIILAKGDRQQIQSTLNSNYGLFGVIVTDCQISQVTCPNQKIIYTASGKYDSNWKRNLTVEKLDGHVFNILTSPPPMQPEWHYPNPRETSIQINKQEIRGKIIGRVYYLRNPPPSFLEDILKWLQDVGSSSSAVLVYNSIALASLITSFAIWFVIEFLFYRSNVSEQTALHYQQRMVEEREAAVAAREKWLEEKMQVEKYKDYFNAVKEVIDSDFVSVVNNLTQEISAVLYQMKVCVMDIIHDLKKAPLIENRDTQNVIDALKRMKEVLTEPKTQQDYEKLIQHLSEIDKTVETIIWSMGNLSGFVAEPELIDFSDEIHKFYTDLPPRIRDSYDVKFEIQTDRKLLIHCNPHHLRSIVKNALYNSCGALEKLKGKVEGQVVITCHEMEQQAAVTISDNGDGMPSKVLKNLYETEEVLNSKEGKGMGSGIVRAFLKLYGAQVKKANKKKPERGATVTFLFPLQSNIGEV
- the purQ gene encoding phosphoribosylformylglycinamidine synthase subunit PurQ encodes the protein MKFGVVVFPGSNCDRDVVTVTRGLLGQPTRMIWHTETDLSDCEVVVLPGGFSYGDYLRCGAIARFSPVMQAIREHVRQGRLLIGICNGFQVLTEAGLLPGALVRNRNLQFVCDRLSLRVERNDLPWTRGYRQGEVIAVPVAHGEGCYYAEEATLQELEEHRQVVLRYCNQEGEIDEASNPNGSLGNIAGICNRAGNVLGMMPHPERVSDPLLGGGTDGRRLFESLVESLAVV